One Erythrobacter aureus DNA segment encodes these proteins:
- a CDS encoding MFS transporter yields MSKPIPAAGRLEKIGYGIGDLASSFYINFFNIYLLYFFVELGGVGPAAMGLMLLLTKFFDAITDPVMGAIGDRTRSRWGRYRPYLLWGAVPFGLFGAAIFAAPDMSKNGMLVWAYVTYTLTMVAFTATNVPYSALMGVVSPNADTRSSFAAYRMVFSALAVVAVAVIATTLVRELGAGDERRGIMLTMFIIAGAGSLSLLIAFASSRERIPPARTNGRIRDDVRLLVRTPAWIAVAVAAMLTPVALASRASSALFWFRYVAGDDGTPIFLFLDRIGLFYTAFAVGQLAGVVFAASMARRFDKAHLLIFAGSVEVAAIAIFHLMPLDAIWPQTIAQVFVGVGLGMMMMLAYSMFTDIAEYLDWSTGRQMTGLAVSGAVFAIKTGVAVGAALPGMLFALTGFEAGAVQTDSAKFGIDLAFAIVPAAIIIPAGVAMFFYKLDRRTIARFEGELAERRMQSEPTPFPSAPDTL; encoded by the coding sequence GTGAGTAAGCCGATCCCCGCCGCCGGGCGACTGGAGAAGATCGGGTACGGGATCGGCGATCTCGCATCGTCCTTCTACATCAACTTCTTCAACATCTACCTGCTCTATTTTTTCGTGGAGCTGGGCGGTGTTGGCCCGGCGGCGATGGGCCTCATGCTGCTGCTGACAAAGTTCTTCGATGCCATAACCGACCCGGTAATGGGCGCGATCGGAGACCGGACACGCAGCCGGTGGGGGCGCTATCGCCCCTATCTGCTGTGGGGCGCGGTTCCCTTCGGCCTGTTCGGCGCGGCAATCTTCGCGGCACCCGACATGTCGAAAAATGGAATGCTCGTATGGGCTTATGTGACCTATACGCTGACGATGGTCGCATTCACCGCAACCAATGTGCCTTATTCGGCGCTGATGGGGGTGGTATCTCCCAACGCCGATACACGCTCGTCCTTCGCCGCCTACCGCATGGTTTTCTCCGCTTTGGCCGTGGTGGCGGTGGCGGTTATCGCGACAACGCTGGTACGTGAGTTGGGCGCGGGAGACGAGCGGCGCGGAATCATGCTGACGATGTTCATTATCGCCGGTGCCGGATCGCTCTCGCTGCTGATCGCATTCGCCTCGAGCAGAGAGAGAATTCCACCGGCCCGGACCAATGGGCGCATTCGCGACGATGTGAGATTGCTCGTCCGCACGCCAGCCTGGATAGCCGTTGCCGTCGCCGCGATGCTGACCCCGGTAGCCCTCGCCTCGCGCGCGAGCAGTGCACTGTTCTGGTTCCGCTATGTGGCGGGCGACGATGGCACGCCAATCTTCCTGTTTCTCGACAGGATCGGTCTCTTCTACACAGCCTTCGCAGTGGGCCAGTTGGCCGGTGTCGTTTTCGCGGCATCGATGGCGCGCCGGTTCGACAAGGCCCATCTCCTGATCTTCGCCGGATCGGTCGAAGTCGCTGCGATTGCGATCTTCCATCTGATGCCGCTTGACGCGATCTGGCCGCAAACGATCGCGCAAGTGTTCGTTGGGGTGGGCCTCGGCATGATGATGATGCTCGCTTATTCGATGTTTACCGACATTGCCGAATATCTCGACTGGTCGACGGGCCGCCAGATGACCGGCCTAGCCGTGTCGGGCGCGGTTTTTGCGATCAAGACCGGTGTGGCGGTCGGGGCGGCGTTGCCGGGTATGCTGTTCGCGCTGACCGGGTTCGAGGCGGGGGCTGTGCAGACCGATTCGGCGAAGTTCGGTATCGACCTCGCCTTCGCGATAGTACCCGCCGCAATCATCATTCCCGCTGGCGTTGCGATGTTCTTCTACAAGCTCGACCGCCGGACGATTGCGCGATTCGAAGGCGAGCTTGCCGAACGACGCATGCAATCCGAGCCCACCCCCTTCCCTTCCGCGCCGGACACGCTATAG
- the yghU gene encoding glutathione-dependent disulfide-bond oxidoreductase: MADPTYTPPEVWTHDAENGGRFARINRPTSGAREEKELPVGQHDFQLYSLATPNGVKATIMFEELLEAGHAGAEYDAWTIDIGDGDQFGSGFVGLNPNSKIPALLDRSGSEPLRVFESGAILIHLAEKFGAFLPTDRSRAEVLSWLFWQVGSAPFIGGGFGHFYAYAPEKYEYPINRYAMETKRLFDVVDKRLAESEFLGGKDYTIADIAAYPWIAPFVFGEIYGEAKTFLSIQEYTHVERWVRQIAKRPAVRRGRIVNKIWGEDDEQLRERHSAADFEDKRY, from the coding sequence TTGGCCGATCCCACCTATACCCCGCCCGAAGTCTGGACCCACGACGCCGAAAACGGTGGCCGCTTCGCCAGGATAAACCGCCCCACATCCGGTGCGCGCGAGGAGAAGGAGCTGCCTGTCGGTCAGCACGATTTCCAGCTCTATTCGCTCGCCACGCCCAACGGGGTGAAGGCAACGATCATGTTCGAGGAATTGCTCGAGGCGGGCCATGCGGGCGCCGAATACGATGCCTGGACGATCGATATCGGCGATGGCGACCAGTTCGGTTCGGGCTTCGTCGGCCTCAATCCCAATTCGAAGATCCCCGCCCTGCTCGACCGCAGCGGCAGCGAGCCCCTGCGCGTGTTCGAAAGCGGTGCGATCCTGATACATCTGGCCGAAAAATTCGGCGCTTTCCTGCCCACCGACCGCAGCCGCGCGGAAGTGCTGAGCTGGCTGTTCTGGCAGGTCGGCAGCGCGCCCTTCATCGGCGGCGGCTTCGGCCATTTCTACGCCTATGCTCCGGAGAAATACGAATATCCGATCAATCGCTATGCGATGGAAACCAAACGCCTGTTCGACGTCGTCGACAAACGCCTGGCGGAAAGCGAATTCCTGGGCGGCAAGGATTACACGATCGCCGACATCGCCGCCTATCCATGGATCGCTCCCTTCGTTTTCGGCGAAATTTATGGCGAAGCGAAGACCTTCCTTTCCATCCAGGAATACACACATGTGGAACGCTGGGTGAGACAGATCGCCAAGCGCCCGGCAGTGCGGCGCGGACGCATCGTCAACAAAATCTGGGGCGAGGATGACGAACAGCTACGCGAACGCCATTCGGCCGCAGATTTCGAAGACAAGCGATATTGA
- a CDS encoding DNA topoisomerase IB, whose protein sequence is MTKLIYVDDDLPGITRKGAGKGWAYYDAEGRLITDPQEKQRLNAIALPPAYSDAWFCPAPNGHILATGVDAKGRKQYRYHPDFRAAREGEKFDSCVTFGSLLPLVRKRVEDDLRGRKLTRERAVASVVRLLDLGAVRVGNEGYAQRNRSFGATTLRKRHAELTGRTLRLRYKGKGGKLREVTLSDGSLTRLVRKMQDLPGQNLFKYVDEDGDVQAVGSSDVNEYLAETMGERFTAKNFRTWHGSVMAFQCLLEGEGKLPIKALLDCVADRLGNTPAVTRKSYIHPAVIDLVERQEEWRADIRLPRATKWLRPEERGLIELLQNSPAAAVLLAA, encoded by the coding sequence ATGACGAAGCTCATCTATGTCGACGACGATCTGCCCGGGATCACCCGCAAGGGTGCGGGAAAGGGATGGGCCTATTACGATGCCGAAGGCCGGCTGATTACCGATCCGCAGGAGAAGCAACGGCTCAACGCAATTGCGCTGCCCCCAGCCTATAGCGATGCCTGGTTCTGCCCTGCGCCCAACGGTCATATCCTTGCCACCGGCGTAGATGCCAAGGGCCGCAAGCAATATCGCTATCATCCCGATTTCCGCGCGGCGCGAGAGGGCGAGAAGTTCGACAGCTGCGTCACCTTCGGCAGCCTGCTGCCGCTGGTGCGCAAACGTGTAGAAGACGATCTGCGGGGCCGCAAGCTGACGCGCGAGCGGGCGGTCGCCAGTGTTGTCCGCCTGCTCGATCTCGGCGCGGTGCGGGTCGGGAACGAGGGGTATGCACAGCGCAACCGGAGCTTCGGGGCAACCACCCTGCGGAAGCGCCATGCGGAGCTAACGGGCAGGACACTGCGGCTGCGCTACAAGGGCAAGGGCGGCAAGCTGCGTGAAGTAACCCTGTCGGATGGCAGTTTGACGCGGCTTGTGCGCAAGATGCAGGATCTGCCCGGCCAGAACCTGTTCAAATATGTGGACGAGGACGGAGATGTCCAGGCGGTGGGCTCGTCCGACGTCAACGAATATCTTGCCGAAACCATGGGCGAGCGGTTCACGGCCAAGAATTTCCGCACCTGGCATGGCAGCGTGATGGCGTTTCAGTGCCTGCTCGAAGGCGAAGGGAAACTGCCGATCAAGGCGCTGCTCGATTGCGTCGCGGACAGGCTCGGCAATACTCCCGCGGTCACCCGCAAGAGCTATATCCATCCTGCCGTGATCGATCTGGTCGAACGGCAGGAAGAATGGCGCGCCGATATACGTCTGCCACGAGCGACCAAATGGTTGAGGCCCGAGGAGCGCGGGCTGATCGAGTTGCTTCAGAATAGTCCTGCGGCGGCGGTATTGCTGGCGGCCTAA
- a CDS encoding NAD(+) synthase → MSGNDAHPFYDLHTHGFVRVATSTPKVRTADIAYNAEGILEQARIADARAVDLLLYPELSLSSYALDDLHLQSALLDAVETQIAAICEASRDLSPVLVFGAPLRRNGRIYNCALVVARGELLGVVPKSYLPNYREYYEKRWFAHGRECIGLTIRCGGREVPFGTDLIFSASDLAGFTFGIEICEDFWSPNPPGTMAALAGATILLNPSASNITIGKSDERHLLSRASSSRSVCAYAYSASGHGESTTDLAWDGQGMIYELGDLLVESVRFELEPELCIADVDTQRILSERMRMQTFNDAAEAAGRPEDWYRRIEFDHSAPRADIGLERPVRRFPFVPNRAHKLDEDCYEAFNIQVDALMRRIQATNPKCLVIGISGGLDSTHALIVAAKAMDRLGRPRTDIRGYTMPGFATSEGTKSNAWRLMDAFGITAEEIDIKPTATMMLENIGHAFAEGEPVYDVTFENVQAGLRTDYLFRLAGQHGGWVIGTGDLSELALGWCTYGVGDHMSHYGVNAGVPKTLIQYLIRWTTQTSQFDSGVDAVLAGILDTEISPELVPAGADGQIQSTQSIIGPYELNDFFLHHIIRWGQKPSHVAFLAWHAWKDAKSGLWPIELPDDAKNEYDLATIARWLENFLKRFFGFSQFKRSALPNGPKVSAGGALSPRGDWRAPSDAVADTWLAELVAALPDLDD, encoded by the coding sequence ATGAGCGGTAACGACGCCCATCCCTTTTACGACCTGCACACTCACGGTTTCGTGCGTGTGGCGACGAGCACTCCTAAAGTGCGCACCGCCGATATCGCCTATAACGCCGAAGGAATCCTGGAACAGGCACGGATAGCGGATGCGCGAGCCGTCGACCTGCTGCTCTATCCCGAGCTTTCCCTCTCGTCCTATGCCCTTGATGATCTCCACCTGCAGTCGGCACTGCTCGATGCAGTCGAAACGCAGATCGCGGCGATCTGCGAGGCATCGCGCGACCTGTCACCCGTGCTTGTTTTCGGCGCGCCCTTGCGGCGCAATGGCCGGATCTACAATTGCGCACTGGTCGTGGCACGCGGCGAGTTGCTCGGTGTCGTGCCTAAAAGCTACCTGCCGAACTACCGCGAATATTACGAGAAGCGCTGGTTCGCCCATGGCCGCGAATGCATTGGCTTGACGATCCGCTGCGGCGGGCGGGAGGTACCGTTCGGGACCGACCTGATCTTTTCCGCCAGCGACTTAGCCGGATTTACCTTCGGAATCGAAATCTGCGAAGATTTCTGGTCGCCCAATCCGCCGGGCACGATGGCTGCGCTTGCCGGGGCGACCATCCTGCTCAACCCATCCGCGTCGAACATCACGATCGGCAAGTCCGACGAACGCCATCTCCTCAGCCGCGCAAGCTCGAGCCGTTCGGTCTGCGCCTATGCCTATTCGGCCAGCGGACACGGCGAGAGCACGACCGATCTCGCCTGGGACGGGCAGGGGATGATCTACGAGCTGGGCGATCTGCTTGTCGAAAGCGTCCGGTTCGAGCTGGAGCCTGAATTGTGCATCGCCGATGTGGATACGCAGCGCATCCTGTCCGAGCGCATGCGGATGCAGACCTTCAACGATGCAGCCGAGGCGGCAGGGCGCCCGGAAGATTGGTATCGCCGCATCGAATTCGACCATAGTGCCCCGCGCGCGGATATCGGCCTGGAGCGGCCCGTGCGGCGTTTTCCCTTCGTGCCCAACCGCGCGCACAAACTGGATGAGGACTGTTACGAGGCTTTCAACATCCAGGTCGACGCGCTGATGCGGCGTATCCAGGCGACCAACCCAAAATGCCTGGTGATTGGCATATCGGGCGGGCTCGACAGCACGCATGCCCTGATCGTTGCAGCCAAGGCGATGGACCGGCTCGGTCGCCCGCGCACGGACATCCGGGGGTATACTATGCCCGGCTTCGCGACGTCCGAAGGGACCAAGTCCAATGCCTGGCGGCTGATGGACGCTTTCGGCATCACGGCCGAGGAAATCGACATCAAGCCAACCGCGACCATGATGCTGGAGAACATTGGCCACGCCTTTGCCGAGGGCGAGCCAGTCTATGACGTGACGTTCGAGAATGTGCAGGCGGGGCTAAGGACCGATTACCTTTTCCGTCTTGCCGGCCAGCATGGAGGCTGGGTGATCGGGACGGGCGATCTGAGCGAGCTTGCACTGGGCTGGTGCACCTATGGCGTGGGCGATCATATGAGCCATTACGGCGTCAATGCGGGCGTGCCCAAGACACTGATTCAGTATCTTATCCGCTGGACAACCCAGACCAGCCAGTTCGACAGCGGGGTCGATGCCGTGCTGGCCGGTATCCTCGATACCGAAATCAGCCCCGAACTGGTCCCGGCGGGCGCGGACGGGCAGATTCAGAGCACGCAGTCGATCATCGGCCCTTACGAGCTCAACGACTTCTTTCTCCACCACATTATCCGCTGGGGGCAAAAGCCGAGCCACGTCGCCTTTCTTGCCTGGCATGCCTGGAAAGACGCGAAATCAGGGCTTTGGCCCATCGAATTGCCGGACGATGCGAAGAATGAATACGATCTCGCCACGATTGCCAGGTGGCTGGAAAATTTCCTCAAACGCTTCTTCGGCTTCAGCCAGTTCAAGCGCAGCGCCTTGCCCAACGGGCCGAAGGTTTCCGCCGGAGGTGCGCTGAGCCCGCGCGGCGACTGGCGCGCACCAAGTGATGCAGTGGCCGATACCTGGCTGGCGGAATTGGTGGCTGCCTTGCCCGATCTGGACGATTGA
- a CDS encoding DMT family transporter — translation MPLRALLLMTFCNVVWALNVVVSKIAIADLGTPPLFYALLRSVIVAAVLIPLLRPLPEKLWQVLLIGLAISGGSFALLFMGLATASPSAAGVVSLTGAPMTVLFAIIFLGERIRWRRGMGIGLAFGGVLFAMAGDNQMETGTGLLLVFASAVVGALGSVFVKRLDIPSIRLQAWAAVASVAVLVPLTVAMEVGQVAALSKAPWELAACLFFAAIIVSVGAHTAYYRLLQEHDANLVVPLTLFTPILTILFGAWLTGDAIGERLVIGGAIALAGVAIIVLRPSETFTRRFLVRPRF, via the coding sequence ATGCCGCTGCGGGCGCTGCTGCTCATGACGTTCTGCAATGTGGTCTGGGCGCTCAATGTCGTCGTCAGCAAAATTGCTATCGCCGATCTCGGAACGCCGCCACTGTTCTACGCGCTGCTGCGTTCGGTGATCGTTGCGGCAGTTCTCATACCGTTGCTGCGCCCGTTGCCGGAAAAGCTCTGGCAGGTGCTCCTGATCGGTCTCGCGATCAGTGGCGGTTCGTTCGCACTGCTCTTCATGGGACTAGCGACGGCAAGTCCGTCGGCGGCGGGGGTCGTCAGCCTGACCGGGGCACCGATGACCGTTTTGTTTGCGATCATTTTTCTCGGCGAGCGGATTCGCTGGCGGCGCGGCATGGGGATCGGACTGGCCTTCGGCGGCGTCCTGTTCGCTATGGCCGGAGACAATCAGATGGAGACCGGCACGGGTCTCCTGCTTGTGTTCGCCTCGGCGGTCGTCGGCGCGCTCGGATCGGTCTTCGTGAAGCGGCTCGATATACCCTCGATCCGATTGCAGGCCTGGGCGGCGGTCGCATCCGTCGCGGTGCTGGTGCCGCTGACCGTAGCGATGGAAGTTGGTCAAGTGGCGGCACTTTCGAAAGCCCCGTGGGAACTTGCCGCCTGCCTGTTCTTTGCCGCGATTATCGTCTCGGTCGGCGCGCACACAGCCTACTATCGCCTGCTGCAAGAGCACGACGCGAACCTCGTCGTCCCGCTTACGCTGTTCACGCCGATCCTGACCATTCTTTTCGGGGCCTGGTTGACCGGGGATGCGATCGGCGAACGACTGGTAATCGGCGGCGCTATCGCGCTAGCGGGGGTGGCGATCATCGTCTTGCGGCCAAGCGAAACCTTTACCCGTCGCTTCCTGGTGCGCCCACGCTTCTGA
- a CDS encoding branched-chain amino acid aminotransferase: MDFEHLPHPAPVPSGTRQQALENPGFGQLFTDHMVVIDYDEDKGGWHKASLGPREAISLDPAAAVLHYAQEIFEGMKAYKQGDDSLALFRPEQNARRFNESARRMAMPELPEELFLESIRQLVAKDRDWVPSDPDGSLYLRPFMFASEAFLGVRPARQYKYILIASPVGPYFKGGAKPVKIWVSRNYTRAAPGGTGAAKTGGNYAASLVPQAEGIDQGCDQVVFLDAVEKKWIEELGGMNLFFVFADGTVITPPLTGTILPGITRDSLIQLLREEGLQVREEPYSIDQWRADATEGRLLETMACGTAAVVTPVGTVLGPDGEFTIGTGGTGQMTHKIREKLVGIQKGAIEDIHGWTVKLD; this comes from the coding sequence ATGGATTTCGAGCACCTTCCCCACCCAGCCCCGGTTCCTTCCGGAACGCGCCAGCAAGCGTTGGAAAATCCCGGCTTCGGCCAGCTATTCACCGACCACATGGTCGTGATCGACTATGACGAGGACAAAGGTGGCTGGCACAAGGCGAGCCTGGGGCCGCGTGAGGCGATCAGCCTCGATCCGGCGGCGGCGGTGCTGCACTATGCGCAGGAAATCTTCGAGGGCATGAAAGCCTATAAGCAGGGCGACGATAGCCTTGCGCTATTCCGGCCCGAGCAGAACGCGCGCCGCTTCAACGAAAGCGCGCGGCGCATGGCGATGCCCGAATTGCCCGAGGAACTGTTCCTCGAATCGATCCGCCAACTGGTCGCGAAGGATCGCGACTGGGTTCCTTCCGATCCCGACGGTTCGCTCTATTTGCGCCCCTTCATGTTCGCTTCCGAGGCCTTTCTCGGTGTGCGGCCCGCGCGGCAATACAAGTACATTCTCATCGCTTCCCCGGTCGGCCCCTACTTCAAGGGCGGCGCGAAGCCGGTGAAGATCTGGGTCAGCCGCAACTACACCCGCGCAGCCCCCGGCGGCACGGGCGCCGCCAAGACCGGCGGCAATTATGCCGCCAGCCTTGTTCCACAGGCGGAAGGCATCGATCAGGGCTGTGATCAGGTGGTGTTCCTGGATGCGGTCGAGAAGAAATGGATCGAAGAACTGGGCGGTATGAACCTGTTCTTCGTGTTCGCGGACGGCACGGTCATCACGCCCCCGCTCACCGGCACAATTCTGCCCGGAATTACGCGCGACAGCCTGATCCAGTTGCTGCGCGAAGAAGGCCTCCAAGTGCGCGAAGAACCCTATTCGATCGACCAGTGGCGCGCCGATGCGACCGAGGGGCGTCTGCTCGAAACGATGGCATGTGGCACCGCCGCGGTCGTGACGCCGGTCGGAACCGTGCTCGGCCCCGATGGCGAATTCACGATCGGCACGGGCGGCACGGGGCAGATGACCCACAAGATTCGCGAGAAACTCGTCGGCATCCAGAAGGGCGCCATCGAGGATATCCACGGCTGGACGGTCAAACTCGACTGA
- a CDS encoding TlyA family RNA methyltransferase: MPKKKRLDQMLVDRGLVESRTRAQALVMAGLVFSGEQKLAKPGQQLAEDAPLDVRGRDHPWVSRGGIKLAHAIEHFGLDPAGVTAMDIGSSTGGFTDVLLQNGAAHVFAVDSGTNQLAWKLRQDERVTVLEQTSARILTPDLIDRPVSWVVCDASFIGLAKVLEVPLQLAEPRCRLVALIKPQFEVGREEVGKKGVVSDPLLHDRVCGEVRQWIEGLGFDVQGIVESPIKGPEGNIEFLISAQRDQRRN, translated from the coding sequence ATGCCGAAGAAGAAACGTCTCGATCAGATGCTGGTGGACCGCGGTCTCGTGGAAAGCCGCACGCGCGCGCAGGCGCTAGTCATGGCGGGGCTGGTTTTCTCCGGCGAACAGAAGCTCGCCAAGCCGGGGCAGCAGCTTGCCGAGGACGCGCCGCTCGATGTGCGCGGGCGCGATCATCCCTGGGTCTCGCGAGGCGGGATCAAGCTTGCACATGCGATCGAGCATTTCGGGCTCGATCCGGCGGGCGTCACCGCGATGGACATTGGCAGTTCGACCGGCGGGTTCACCGATGTGCTTCTCCAAAACGGCGCGGCGCATGTTTTCGCGGTCGATAGCGGGACCAACCAGCTCGCCTGGAAGCTGCGGCAAGACGAGCGCGTGACCGTGCTCGAACAGACCAGCGCCCGGATTCTCACGCCGGATCTTATCGATCGGCCCGTTAGCTGGGTGGTGTGCGATGCGAGTTTCATCGGCCTCGCCAAGGTGCTCGAGGTGCCCTTGCAACTGGCCGAGCCGCGCTGCCGCCTGGTCGCGCTGATCAAGCCGCAATTCGAAGTCGGGCGTGAAGAGGTGGGCAAGAAGGGCGTTGTCAGCGATCCCCTGCTGCACGATCGGGTTTGCGGCGAAGTCCGCCAATGGATCGAAGGGCTTGGTTTCGATGTGCAGGGCATAGTCGAAAGCCCGATTAAGGGACCGGAAGGAAATATTGAGTTCCTCATTTCCGCCCAACGCGACCAAAGGCGGAATTGA
- a CDS encoding acyl-CoA carboxylase subunit beta — translation MSSNIAEMERRREAARMGGGQKRIDAQHAKGKLTARERLDVLLDEGSFEELDTYVEHDCTDFGMQEQKIPGDGVVTGSGTINGRLVYVFSQDFTVFGGSLSKRHAEKICKVMDTAMKVGAPVIGLNDSGGARIQEGVASLGGYAEVFQRNVLASGVVPQISLIMGPCAGGAVYSPAMTDFIFMVEDSSYMFVTGPDVVKTVTNEVVTQEELGGAKTHTTKTSVADNSFENDIETLLATRDFVDYLPLSNREEVPERPTSDAWDREEPSLDTLIPDNANQPYDMHEVIRKTLDEGDFFEIQPNHAANILCGFGRIEGRTVGVVANQPMVLAGVLDINSSKKAARFVRFCDAFEIPILTFVDVPGFLPGTAQEHNGIIKHGAKLLFAYAEATVPKITVITRKAYGGAYDVMASKHLRGDLNYAWPTAEIAVMGAKGAVEIIFRQDRDDPEKIAEKTKEYEDRFANPFVAAQRGYIDEVIYPHSTRKRIALGLRKLRTKQLENPWKKHDNIPL, via the coding sequence ATGTCTTCAAATATCGCCGAGATGGAACGCCGCCGCGAAGCTGCCCGCATGGGTGGCGGACAGAAGCGGATCGATGCCCAGCACGCCAAGGGCAAGCTGACCGCGCGCGAACGGCTCGATGTCCTGCTCGACGAAGGCAGCTTCGAGGAACTCGACACCTATGTCGAACATGACTGCACCGATTTCGGCATGCAGGAACAGAAGATTCCCGGAGATGGCGTGGTCACCGGATCGGGCACGATCAACGGCCGCCTCGTCTATGTTTTCTCTCAGGATTTCACAGTCTTCGGTGGCTCTCTTTCCAAACGCCATGCAGAAAAGATCTGCAAGGTCATGGATACCGCGATGAAGGTTGGCGCGCCCGTGATCGGCCTCAACGACAGTGGCGGCGCGCGCATCCAGGAAGGCGTCGCCAGCCTCGGCGGCTATGCCGAGGTGTTCCAGCGCAATGTTCTGGCCAGCGGCGTGGTGCCGCAGATCAGCCTTATCATGGGGCCGTGCGCGGGCGGCGCGGTCTATTCCCCCGCCATGACCGACTTCATCTTCATGGTCGAGGACAGCAGCTACATGTTCGTCACCGGCCCCGACGTGGTGAAGACGGTGACCAACGAGGTCGTTACGCAGGAGGAGCTGGGCGGGGCGAAGACGCACACCACCAAGACCAGCGTCGCCGACAACAGCTTCGAAAACGATATCGAGACGCTGCTCGCGACGCGCGATTTCGTCGATTACCTGCCGCTGTCGAACCGCGAAGAGGTGCCCGAGCGCCCGACCTCGGATGCATGGGACCGCGAGGAGCCGAGCCTCGACACGCTGATCCCCGACAACGCCAACCAGCCTTACGACATGCACGAGGTGATCCGGAAAACGCTGGACGAGGGCGATTTCTTCGAGATCCAACCGAACCACGCGGCCAATATCCTGTGTGGATTCGGCCGGATCGAGGGGCGCACGGTGGGCGTGGTGGCGAACCAGCCGATGGTGCTGGCCGGGGTGCTCGACATCAATTCCTCGAAGAAGGCCGCGCGCTTCGTGCGTTTCTGCGATGCTTTCGAAATCCCGATCCTGACCTTCGTCGACGTGCCCGGCTTCCTTCCCGGCACGGCGCAGGAGCATAACGGCATCATCAAGCACGGCGCGAAGCTGCTCTTCGCCTATGCCGAGGCCACCGTGCCCAAGATCACCGTCATCACCCGCAAGGCCTATGGCGGCGCTTACGACGTGATGGCGAGCAAGCACCTGCGCGGCGACCTCAACTACGCCTGGCCCACCGCCGAGATCGCCGTGATGGGCGCTAAAGGCGCAGTGGAGATCATCTTCCGCCAGGACCGCGACGATCCCGAAAAGATCGCCGAGAAGACCAAGGAATACGAAGACCGCTTCGCCAACCCCTTCGTGGCAGCGCAACGCGGCTATATCGACGAAGTGATCTACCCGCACTCGACCCGCAAGCGGATCGCGCTGGGGCTAAGGAAGCTGCGGACGAAGCAGCTCGAGAACCCGTGGAAGAAGCATGACAATATTCCGCTGTGA
- a CDS encoding GIY-YIG nuclease family protein, with product MASRRNGTIYTGVTSNLPQRAWQHREGVADGFTKRYGCKVLVWFECHETMESAILREKQIKAGSRQDKLALIEMENPTWRDLFEEIAQG from the coding sequence ATGGCCAGCAGACGCAATGGAACGATCTATACCGGTGTGACTTCGAACCTGCCGCAGCGGGCATGGCAGCACCGTGAGGGTGTCGCGGACGGATTTACCAAACGATATGGGTGCAAAGTGTTGGTCTGGTTCGAATGCCATGAGACCATGGAATCGGCCATTTTGCGCGAAAAGCAGATCAAGGCAGGGAGCCGACAAGACAAGCTCGCGCTGATCGAGATGGAAAATCCGACGTGGCGCGACTTGTTCGAGGAAATCGCCCAAGGCTAA
- the mce gene encoding methylmalonyl-CoA epimerase — translation MKLGRLNHIGVATPSIAESLRYYRDVMGATITHEPFDLEEQGVKVCFVDTPGENGTHGTQIELIEPLGEQSTLTGFLAKNPAGGQHHLCYEVEDIEDARKWFEDLGKRILGPTRIGAHGTPIFFLHPKDMMGQLTEIMETPKEGAHWSN, via the coding sequence ATGAAACTGGGACGATTGAATCACATCGGAGTGGCCACACCGAGTATCGCGGAATCGCTGCGCTATTATCGCGACGTCATGGGCGCCACGATCACGCATGAGCCTTTCGATCTGGAGGAACAGGGCGTGAAGGTCTGCTTCGTCGACACGCCGGGCGAAAACGGTACGCATGGCACGCAGATCGAGCTGATCGAACCGCTCGGCGAACAGTCGACACTGACCGGTTTCCTCGCCAAGAATCCCGCCGGGGGGCAGCACCATCTCTGCTACGAGGTCGAGGATATCGAAGACGCGCGCAAATGGTTCGAGGACCTCGGCAAGCGCATCCTCGGCCCCACCCGCATCGGCGCGCATGGCACGCCCATCTTCTTCCTCCACCCGAAGGACATGATGGGCCAACTGACCGAGATCATGGAAACGCCCAAGGAAGGCGCGCACTGGTCGAACTGA